ACTTTTACCACAGTGGTGCCATGAATGGATTCGGTGACTTTTTCGATAAGTTCTTCTACCATCTCCATCATCCAGATATAATCTTTGTAAGCCACATAAATTTCCAAAGAAGTAAATTCTGGATTGTGGGTCCTGTCCATGCCTTCGTTCCTGAACATTTTTCCGAATTCATAGACCCCATCAAAACCTCCCACGATGAGCCTTTTTAGATACAATTCATTCGCTATCCTAAGGAAAAGCGGCATGTCAAGCGTGTTGTGATGGGTTTGAAAAGGCCTCGCAGCAGCACCACCATGTACCGGCTGCAATATCGGGGTTTCTACTTCAAGCCAACCGTGGTCATCAAAATACTTACGCATATTGGTGATAATCTTGGACCTGGTCAGGAACACTTCTTTCACCTCAGGATTAACCGTCAGGTCTACATATCTTTGTCTGTATCTCAATTCCGGATCTGTAAAGCCGTCATAGACGTTTCCTTGGTCGTCTCTTTTCACCACTGGAAGTGGTTTTACAGATTTGGAAAGTATTTTTAAGTCTGTTACATGAAGAGAAATCTCCCCTGTTTGGGTGGTGAAGATATATCCTTTTACCCCAATGAAATCCCCTATACCCAGTAATTTCTTAAATACTGTATTGTAAAAAGTTTTGTCCTCGCCCGGACAGATGTCATCTCTTCTTACATAAATCTGAAGTCTTCCCGTGGAATCCTGGATTTCTGCAAATGACGCAGAACCCATGATCCTTCTGCTCATCAGTCTTCCTGCTATAGAGATATTTTTGTAATCGTTTTTACGGTTTTCGTAATTTCTATGAATATCTTCTGCTGTTACATTGATAGGGAAGGTTTCCGCGGGATAAGGGTTAATCCCCAATTTCATTAATTCTTCACGGTCTTTTCTTCTCTCTAATTCCTGTTCGCTTAGTAATTGCATTGCCTGTAATTGGTTTGAGATCTATTTAATCGATATCCGGATCAATCAGTTTTCCGGGTCTCTGTTTTAGTAATATGGAATTGATCCTTCATGGGATCAAGGTCCTTTTTAGAGAAGTGGATTAATTTTTATTTCCCCTTCTCCGGTTCAATTCTTTTTTGATCAGTTCAAATTCCCTGCTGCTTTGTCCGGCTACAGAAGTGTTTTCTTCAGCCCTCCTTGATAGGTAGGGCATTACTTTTTCAACAGGCCCATAAGGCACATATTTGACCACATTATATCCGGCATCTGCCAGATTGAAAGATATATTGTCACTCATGCCGTAAAGTTGGGCAAAGTAGACCCTTTCGTCATTTTCTGCCAAGCCATATTCACCTATAAGCTCTGTCAGAAGAAGGTTGCTTTGTTCGTTGTGTGATCCGGATACCAGATTGATGGTCTGAATATTGTCAACACAATATTTTACTGCTGCATTATAATCCCTGTCCGTTGAAGCTTTATCCGGTTGGATAGGACTTGGATAACCATTTTTCAACGCTCTTTCCCTTTCTTTTTCCATGTAAGCTCCCCTTACCAGTTTAGCGCCCAGCAAATATCCTTTTTCTAAGGCTGTTTTATGGGCGTCTTTTAGTCTTTGAAGCATATCATGCCTGTACATTTGATAAGTATTGTACACCACGCAGGATGTTTTGTTATACTTTTCCATGGCACGGTAGACCAGTTTGTCCAAAATATCCTGATACCAGGAATCTTCCGCATCTATCAGGATTTTGGTGCCTACTTTATATGCCGCTTCACACAGCTCATCTACCCGTTTTTCCAGTCTTTGGAAAGCTTCTTCTTCTTCATTGCTGAGTTTTTTCCCCTCCTGTATTTTTGTCATAATTTGGTAGTCACCAAGTCCGGTGACCTTAAATACAGCAAAAGGAATATTTGGATCTTCAGCTGATCTTTCAATGGTTCTGAGAATTTCGTTTTTTGTGGCCTCAAAACTATTCTCATCACCCTTTCCTTCCACCGAGTAATCCAAAATCGTCTTTACTCCATATTCAGCCAGTTTTTTTATTGATTTTTCGCAGTCTTCAATGCTTTCACCACCACAGAAATGACCGAACATGGTTCTTTTCATGATGCCATTGATGGGCAACTTCAATGCAAATGCCAAATTAGCCAGCTTGATTCCGAGGCTAACAGCCAGATTATTGTTTATCGTGGCAAAGATGTAGTACATCTTTTTGAGTTCTGCATCCGATTTGGATGCAAAGGCAACTTCTAAATTCTCGAAAGAAATTTTGGGTTTAACAGACATAGGGGTCAAATCAGGCTGCAAATATATCAAAAAAACTGCAAGAGGATAGGCTTTGTTTGGTTAAAAACCTTGTTTAAAAAAAAGGATTTCAAAGTCTTTGTTCAAACTACTTTGGAGGGGATGGGTTTGTTCTTTTGGTCTCAAAAATTACAATCAAATCATATTTTGGTTAATTTTTTAGTGATTAGTATTAAGAATTCAGGTCAAAGGAAAATGAGAAAAATTCTTTTATTTACCCTGCTTTATTTTTCCATTGAGGAGATTTTTCCCCAATCATCGGGATTAAAAAGTTTAGAAGATCCAATGTTTATCAAATACCTGATGTTTAACCTGGAGTCAGGCCCTATCTTAAATACTTTGTCAGGGGATGGAAAGGTATTGGTGCAAAACTCAAAGTATTATGGATTAGACTTGAAATTGGGTTTTCAAAAGGATTCTGAAAGTACCTATTCTAAATTGTGCCGGTTTCCAATGGTATTATCAGCGTATAGGTATGGGTTACCGTTTTTCTAATGGTATCTTTGCACGCTTAAATATCAAGGCGCACAAGGCGAAGGCAGATTTCTTCGAATGGACTTTAGGTTATTCGATTATTAGGAAATGAAAACTTTAGCCTTTTCCTTGCTGTTAAGAATGTAACCAATAAATGCTGCAAAATTGGAAATCAAAAAAATAACGGATTGGGGGATTTTTGATAGTTATCCCCTATTTATAGCTGGCCCATGTAGTGTAGAGACTCCTGAGCAATTGGATAGTACGGTGGGTGAATTGGCAAAACTGGGATTCAAAATTATCAGGGGAGGGGTATGGAAACCCAGAACCCGTCCCAATTCCTTTGAAGGCCTGGGAAGTATTGCCCTGCCTTGGATTCAGGACCTTCAGTTAAAATACAACGTGCAGTTTGCCATTGAGGTGGCCAGTCCTTATCATGTGGAGCAAGCACTTGAACACGGAATTGGTATATTCTGGATTGGCGCCAGGTCAACGGTCAATCCATTCACCGTTCAGGAAATTGCTAATAGCCTCCGTGGCCTGGACGTACCTGTGTTTGTAAAAAATCCGGTAAATCCCGACCTCGCTCTGTGGATTGGGGCATTGGAAAGAATCAATCAGGCTGGAATCAAAAGGTTGGGTGCGATTCATAGGGGATTTTCCAATTTCAATGACAAAGTTTACAGGAACAGCCCTACTTGGCAAATTCCTTTGGAATTAAAAACACGATACCCTGATATCCCCTTGATCAATGACCCCAGTCATATTTCAGGAAGAAGGGATCTGATTTTACCGGTTTCCCAAATGGCCCTTGATCTGAATTTTGATGGGTTTATCATAGAATCACACATTGATCCGGATAAAGCTTGGTCCGACAGTGCACAACAACTTAAGCCAACAGCTTTGAATGATTTGATTCGTCAACTTCAGACTAGAATACCTGCTGTGGATAATCCTTTATTGGAGTCTCAATTGGAAATCATCCGTGGACACATAGATGAAGTAGATAGGGAATTGTTGGAAGTGCTGAGCAGAAGGATGAAGCTCGTCGAAAAAGCCGGAGAATATAAGAGATTGAACAATGTGGCCATTTTCCAGATGGAAAGATGGAAAAAGGTTTTTGAAACCAGGCCAGAATGGGCGAAGGCACTTCAGATCAATCCTGAATTTGTCAAAGAATTATTTAATATCATTCACACCGAGTCCATCAAAAAGCAGGAGGAAATTATGGAAGGGAAGCTTGATGATGCCCTAAGGGATGATTGATGCGGAATTTTATTCTGTTTTATTGTCAAAAAAATAATACATTTTCTGAATTTTCAATCTTTTGACCGGGTGTTGAAAAAAAAATAAAAAAATATTCAAATGTTGATTTGTTATTAAAAAATAAGGCCTTAAATTTGAAACATGTTAATCGCAGCTCTCGCATATTTTACCTTCTTTTACTTTTACTTTCGTCCCAAAGGTCGAATCGGAGCTGCTTATTGTATGGTGAAAAATTAAAAAAAAAATAAACCAAAAAAGAGAGCCCGGTTCGAAAGAATCGGGCTCTTTTCATTTAAACCTTAACAATCATGCAAGATCATTTACAAACCAAAGATTGGGGATTAGGGCTAAAAGGCCACACCATCATCGCGGGCCCATGCAGTGCAGAGACACCGGAACAAATTGAGAAAGTCTGTCTCGATATGAAAAAAGAAAACATGGTTCCTGATATGTTCCGTGCAGGAATATGGAAGCCTAGAACAAGGCCGGGATCTTTTGAGGGGATTGGAGAAGATGGATTGAAATGGATGGAAATTGTGAGACATCACCTGAATATTCCGATTACTACAGAGGTGGGCAATGCCGCTCATGTGGAAAGCGCCTTAAAGCATAACGTGGATGTTCTTTGGGTAGGTGCAAGGACCACAGTCAATCCATTTGCTGTACAGGAACTGGCCGAAGCGCTTCGTGGAGTCGATATTCCTGTAATGGTGAAAAACCCCATGAATCCTGATTTACAACTTTGGATAGGGGCCTTGGAAAGATTCCATGCAGTGGGAATCAACAAATTGGCAGCTATCCATAGGGGTTTTTCTGATTCCTATGATAAAAGATTCAGGAACAAACCCAATTGGTCTATGCCGATTCACCTGAAAAGGGAATGGAAAGGAATGGAAGTGATCAATGACCCCAGCCATATTGTAGGGAATAGGGAGGGGATCCTTGAAACTGCCCAGAGGGCGATCAATTTTGGCTTGGATGGTTTGATGATAGAAACCCACCACGATCCGGACAATGCTTGGTCTGATGCCAAACAACAGGTAACTCCTGCCAGACTGAAGCAGATCCTTTCCCAGATAGACTTCAAAAACACCTTGGGAGAGGAAAGCCCAAGTGAAAGGTTAAATGATCTTCGAAATGCAATTGATCACCTGGATGATCAGTTATTGGATATTTTGCAGGAGAGGTTCTCCCTGATTGATCAGGTAGGAGCTTACAAAAGAGAACATAACCTTGCGGTATTTCAATCTGACAGATGGAAGTTTGTAATGGAGTCCAGAACACAAAAGGGGATTCAGAAAAACCTCAGCGAAAAATTCATGAAAGAACTGCTTTACTGCATCCATGAAGAGTCAGTGAAAAGGCAGGAAAAACAATTGAGGGAAGCAGAACCTGTCAAGAAAAGTTAAGAATTGATACCTGTTCCTGATGTTGCATGAGGGAAGTAAAAAATCCGGGGAATTATCAATCCCCGGTTTATCTTCTTTCAGCTACCCTGAATTAATTTATCTTTCATGACAATTTGGGAAAGTGCGGTCTTTTTTCAGATGCACAATTCCTTAGTTTTGTAATAAAAAAAGAGTTTTGGAGACAGTTTTATTTTCCGGTCAAATAGCCAATGACCTAAAGAAATTTTTGGGCCATTTAGATTTTTCCTCTTTGGGGATAATAATGGATGACAACACCCAAAAATTTTGTTTGCCACTGATTGAGGAGATTTTGCCCGAATCTGCCAAAACATTTTCCTTTCCTGCCGGGGAAAACCAAAAAAACCTGGAAACCTGTGTACATATATGGGAGTGGATGACCCGGGAGGGATTTGACCGCAAGACATTGATCATCAACCTGGGAGGTGGAGTCACGGGTGATATGGGTGGATTTTGCGCAGCTACCTACAAAAGAGGTATAAAATTTATCAATATTCCAACTACGCTGTTGTCACAGGTAGATGCCAGCGTGGGGGGGAAGTTGGGAATAGATTTCCAGGGCTTCAAAAACCATATAGGAGTATTTACCCAACCAGAAGCAGTAATAATTGCAGTAGAATTTCTAAAAACCCTACCTCAAAGAGAATTTAGATCAGGATTTGCTGAAGTACTCAAACATGGGCTGATCCGTAATGCAGATTATTTTCGAAGTTTGAAAAATGAAAACTGGCAAGATCAAGCTTGGCAGGAAATCATCGAAAAATCTGTCAGTATCAAAAAGGATGTTGTAGAAAAGGACCCCAAGGAATCGGGGCTAAGAAAAATTCTGAATTTTGGGCACACCATTGGGCATGCATTTGAATCTTTCTTTTTGGGAACCGATAAGCATTTGTTGCATGGGGAAGCTATAGCTATAGGAATGATTTGTGAAGCTTTCCTTTCAGCTAAAAAATGCAGTCTTTCAAAAGATGAAATGGAGGAAATAGAAAAATCCCTTTTAAGTGTTTTCGGTCATGTTGAATTTTCAGAAAATGACATTCCTCAAATTATTCAACTCTGTGCCCAGGATAAAAAGAACGAAGCCAACACCCTTTATTTTTCGCTTTTGAGGAGGATAGGGGAATGTGATTATCAGATTCCTGTTACGGCCCAAGAAATCCATGAATCTATTCAACATTACAGATCATTAAAGCTTTGAAAGAACCTATTGATACCTTGAAAACACTAGTCTTAAACCAATTGCCTTCCTTTCAGCCATGCATCATACCCTTGCCTTCATCCAAAAGTGAAAGTAATAGGGCCCTTGTAATAGATGCCTTGACAGAAGGAGAAAATCACTTGCTCAATCTTGCAGAGGCCAGGGATACACAAACCATGATCAGGCTTTTAAAGGAAAATCCTCCGGTCTATGATGTGCTTGATGCTGGTACAACCATGCGTTTTTTGACGGCTTATGCCGCCGTCACCAATCAGAACAAAGTGATGACTGGTACTGCCAGGATGTGTGAAAGACCGATCGGGATTTTGGTAGATGCACTAAGGGAAATAGGAGCTGAAATCCATTACCTTAACAGGGAGGGGTTCCCACCTTTGGCTGTCCATGGCCTTCAAGAACAAAAATCAGATCAAGTTAAGATTAGAGGTGATGTCAGTAGCCAATATATTTCAGCGCTTTTGATGATTGCCCCCAGACTTCCCCATGGGCTCAAGCTGGAATTAGAAGGGAAAGTGGGGTCAAGGACTTATATTGAAATGACCATTCAATTGATGAAATCATTTGGGGTAGAGGTAATTTGGGATGGAAATACGATTTCCGTAGCACCACAAAATTATAAGCCAACAACTTTTTCTGTAGAAAGCGATTGGTCAGGTGCCAGTTACTGGTTCAGTTTGGTGGCCTGTGCTGATGAAGGGGAGTTGTTCTTGGAAGGATTAAAAGAAAATAGCCTGCAAGGAGATTCCAAAATTGTGGAAATTATGGATCGCTTGGGGGTAAAAAGCGAATTTAAAGCTGGAGGGGTCCGACTTACCAAGCAGGCCATCAAAGGTTTTGAAGCTTTCGATTTTACCCATTGCCCTGATATAGCCCAAACAGTTGCCGTTACCTGTGCCATCGTTGGTCAGAAAACAGAATTTACAGGGATTGAGAGTCTTAGGATCAAAGAAACGGATAGGATTTTTGCTTTACAACAAGAACTTGCCAAGTTCAATGCGGATTTTGTGGAGACAGAAAAGGATGTGTTTACCTTAATCCCAAGTGTCAATATGCCCAACCAGGTCAGGATCCATACCTATGATGACCACAGGATGGCCATGGCATTTATGCCTTTGATGACCAAAACAAGGGTAATCATAGAGGATCCTGAAGTTGTCAATAAATCATATCCAAGTTTTTGGAAACATCTGGAATTATTAAGCCCCAAAATTTAATTTCATATTCTGATGAAAGGAGTACTTACCATCATGTTGCTCGTCCTGTCCAATACCTTCATGACTTTTGCATGGTATGGGCATTTGAAATTCAAGGAAATGCGCTGGTTTGAGAATTTAGGGATAGTTTCCATAGTCCTGATCAGTTGGGGAATAGCCTTCTTTGAATATATCTTTCAAGTTCCGGCCAATAGAATTGGTTTTAGGGAAAACGGAGGGCCTTTTTCCCTGGTAGAATTAAAGGTTTTGCAAGAGGTAATTACTTTGGTGGTGTTTATGGCTTTTACTTTCATTTTTTTTAAAAATGAAAGCATAAAGGCCAATCACATTATCGGTTTTTTCTTTTTGGTGCTTGCAGTCTATTTTATTTTTAAAAAATAAGCTATGAAGGTGGCAATACAAGGGATTCCGGGTTCTTTTCACCATCAGGTGGCTTTGAATTATTTTGGCCCACAAACAGAAGTGGCTCCCTACAGGACTTTTGAGGAGGTGGCAGGAGCTGTAGCTTCCGGCAAAGTTGATTATGCGGTGATGGCCATAGAAAATTCCATTGCAGGAGCTATTCTGCCCAATTATGAGCTGATTGACCGATATGGGCTGTACATTTTTGCGGAGTATTATCTTCCCATATCACATCATCTTATGGCTCTTCCAGGTCAGCAAATTGAAGACATCAAGGAGGTAAGATCCCATCCCATGGCCATTCTTCAGTGTAAGAAGTTTTTTCAGCAATATCCGGGTATCCTCCTCCAAGATGATGTGGATACGGCGAGTGTAGCCAAACGGATTTCAGAGGAAAAAATAAAAGGAGTGGCTGCCATAGCCAGCAAAACGGCCGCTGAAATTTATCATCTGGAAATTTTGGCCACAGATATTCAGACTGTAAAGGACAACTTT
This Cecembia calidifontis DNA region includes the following protein-coding sequences:
- a CDS encoding bifunctional 3-deoxy-7-phosphoheptulonate synthase/chorismate mutase type II, translating into MEIKKITDWGIFDSYPLFIAGPCSVETPEQLDSTVGELAKLGFKIIRGGVWKPRTRPNSFEGLGSIALPWIQDLQLKYNVQFAIEVASPYHVEQALEHGIGIFWIGARSTVNPFTVQEIANSLRGLDVPVFVKNPVNPDLALWIGALERINQAGIKRLGAIHRGFSNFNDKVYRNSPTWQIPLELKTRYPDIPLINDPSHISGRRDLILPVSQMALDLNFDGFIIESHIDPDKAWSDSAQQLKPTALNDLIRQLQTRIPAVDNPLLESQLEIIRGHIDEVDRELLEVLSRRMKLVEKAGEYKRLNNVAIFQMERWKKVFETRPEWAKALQINPEFVKELFNIIHTESIKKQEEIMEGKLDDALRDD
- the lysS gene encoding lysine--tRNA ligase, which gives rise to MQLLSEQELERRKDREELMKLGINPYPAETFPINVTAEDIHRNYENRKNDYKNISIAGRLMSRRIMGSASFAEIQDSTGRLQIYVRRDDICPGEDKTFYNTVFKKLLGIGDFIGVKGYIFTTQTGEISLHVTDLKILSKSVKPLPVVKRDDQGNVYDGFTDPELRYRQRYVDLTVNPEVKEVFLTRSKIITNMRKYFDDHGWLEVETPILQPVHGGAAARPFQTHHNTLDMPLFLRIANELYLKRLIVGGFDGVYEFGKMFRNEGMDRTHNPEFTSLEIYVAYKDYIWMMEMVEELIEKVTESIHGTTVVKVGDKEIDFAGPYRRLTMFDAIKEYAGVDVSDMDESALRKTCLDLGIEIDDSMGKGKLIDEIFGAKVEDHLIQPTYITDYPVEMTPLAKKHRSKEGLVERFELFVNGKEIANAYSELNDPIDQRERFEDQLKLAARGDDEAMAMDEDFLRALEYGMPPTAGLGIGIDRLTMLLTNKSTIQEVLFFPQMRPEKKVKIASDEDFMALGIPAGLIPAIRDLNIHTIEQLKEQDVNKLFNDVCGRRKKLKLEAPNPTKEEVESWLAF
- a CDS encoding DMT family protein, which gives rise to MKGVLTIMLLVLSNTFMTFAWYGHLKFKEMRWFENLGIVSIVLISWGIAFFEYIFQVPANRIGFRENGGPFSLVELKVLQEVITLVVFMAFTFIFFKNESIKANHIIGFFFLVLAVYFIFKK
- a CDS encoding chorismate mutase — translated: MQDHLQTKDWGLGLKGHTIIAGPCSAETPEQIEKVCLDMKKENMVPDMFRAGIWKPRTRPGSFEGIGEDGLKWMEIVRHHLNIPITTEVGNAAHVESALKHNVDVLWVGARTTVNPFAVQELAEALRGVDIPVMVKNPMNPDLQLWIGALERFHAVGINKLAAIHRGFSDSYDKRFRNKPNWSMPIHLKREWKGMEVINDPSHIVGNREGILETAQRAINFGLDGLMIETHHDPDNAWSDAKQQVTPARLKQILSQIDFKNTLGEESPSERLNDLRNAIDHLDDQLLDILQERFSLIDQVGAYKREHNLAVFQSDRWKFVMESRTQKGIQKNLSEKFMKELLYCIHEESVKRQEKQLREAEPVKKS
- the aroB gene encoding 3-dehydroquinate synthase; amino-acid sequence: METVLFSGQIANDLKKFLGHLDFSSLGIIMDDNTQKFCLPLIEEILPESAKTFSFPAGENQKNLETCVHIWEWMTREGFDRKTLIINLGGGVTGDMGGFCAATYKRGIKFINIPTTLLSQVDASVGGKLGIDFQGFKNHIGVFTQPEAVIIAVEFLKTLPQREFRSGFAEVLKHGLIRNADYFRSLKNENWQDQAWQEIIEKSVSIKKDVVEKDPKESGLRKILNFGHTIGHAFESFFLGTDKHLLHGEAIAIGMICEAFLSAKKCSLSKDEMEEIEKSLLSVFGHVEFSENDIPQIIQLCAQDKKNEANTLYFSLLRRIGECDYQIPVTAQEIHESIQHYRSLKL
- a CDS encoding prephenate dehydratase yields the protein MKVAIQGIPGSFHHQVALNYFGPQTEVAPYRTFEEVAGAVASGKVDYAVMAIENSIAGAILPNYELIDRYGLYIFAEYYLPISHHLMALPGQQIEDIKEVRSHPMAILQCKKFFQQYPGILLQDDVDTASVAKRISEEKIKGVAAIASKTAAEIYHLEILATDIQTVKDNFTRFILLQKDFPGLKEVPEKASLKIIISNEKGSLAKLLTLMSDFDLNLTKIQSIPVMEKPWNYAFFIDTEFDDYEKYKIALKAIEEKGGEVRIFGEYHKGR
- a CDS encoding proline dehydrogenase family protein — protein: MSVKPKISFENLEVAFASKSDAELKKMYYIFATINNNLAVSLGIKLANLAFALKLPINGIMKRTMFGHFCGGESIEDCEKSIKKLAEYGVKTILDYSVEGKGDENSFEATKNEILRTIERSAEDPNIPFAVFKVTGLGDYQIMTKIQEGKKLSNEEEEAFQRLEKRVDELCEAAYKVGTKILIDAEDSWYQDILDKLVYRAMEKYNKTSCVVYNTYQMYRHDMLQRLKDAHKTALEKGYLLGAKLVRGAYMEKERERALKNGYPSPIQPDKASTDRDYNAAVKYCVDNIQTINLVSGSHNEQSNLLLTELIGEYGLAENDERVYFAQLYGMSDNISFNLADAGYNVVKYVPYGPVEKVMPYLSRRAEENTSVAGQSSREFELIKKELNRRRGNKN
- the aroA gene encoding 3-phosphoshikimate 1-carboxyvinyltransferase, giving the protein MKTLVLNQLPSFQPCIIPLPSSKSESNRALVIDALTEGENHLLNLAEARDTQTMIRLLKENPPVYDVLDAGTTMRFLTAYAAVTNQNKVMTGTARMCERPIGILVDALREIGAEIHYLNREGFPPLAVHGLQEQKSDQVKIRGDVSSQYISALLMIAPRLPHGLKLELEGKVGSRTYIEMTIQLMKSFGVEVIWDGNTISVAPQNYKPTTFSVESDWSGASYWFSLVACADEGELFLEGLKENSLQGDSKIVEIMDRLGVKSEFKAGGVRLTKQAIKGFEAFDFTHCPDIAQTVAVTCAIVGQKTEFTGIESLRIKETDRIFALQQELAKFNADFVETEKDVFTLIPSVNMPNQVRIHTYDDHRMAMAFMPLMTKTRVIIEDPEVVNKSYPSFWKHLELLSPKI